A DNA window from Leopardus geoffroyi isolate Oge1 chromosome A1, O.geoffroyi_Oge1_pat1.0, whole genome shotgun sequence contains the following coding sequences:
- the F2R gene encoding proteinase-activated receptor 1 isoform X4: MPCPPGVGAAGRMRSLSLVWLLGGAILLAASASCNRTVQGTNRTSKGRSLIGKIDSSSQITGKGVTVEPGFSVDEFSTSVLTGKLTTVFLPIVYTIVFVIGLPSNGMALWVFLFRTKKKHPAVVYMANLALADLLSVIWFPLKIAYHIHGNNWIYGEALCKVLIGFFYGNMYCSILFMTCLSVQRYWVIVNPMVHPRKKANIAFGVSLGIWLLILLVTIPLYIVKQTVYIPALNITTCHDVLPKEVLVGDMFNYFLSLAIGVFLFPAFLTASAYVLMIRTLRSSAMDENSGKKRQRAIKLIVTVLAMYLVCFTPSNLLLVVHYFLIKTWSQSHVYALYIVALCLSTLNSCIDPFVYYFVSQDFRDHAKNALLCRSVRTVKRMQVSLTSKKFSRKSSSYSSSSTSVKTSY; the protein is encoded by the exons ATGCCCTGCCCGCCTGGCGTCGGGGCTGCAGGAAGGATGCGAAGCCTGAGCTTGGTGTGGCTGCTGGGGGGCGCCATCCTGCTGGCGGCCTCTGCTTCCTGCAATCGCACCGTCCAAG GAACCAATAGAACGTCTAAAGGAAGAAGTCTCATTGGTAAGATTGATAGCTCATCTCAAATCACTGGGAAAGGAGTTACGGTGGAACCAGGCTTTTCTGTGGATGAGTTTTCTACCTCCGTCCTCACTGGAAAATTGACTACTGTCTTTCTTCCAATCGTCTACACAATTGTATTTGTGATAGGTTTGCCAAGTAATGGCATGGCCCTATGGGTCTTTCTTTTCCGAACAAAGAAAAAGCACCCTGCTGTGGTTTACATGGCCAATCTAGCCTTGGCAGACCTCCTCTCTGTGATCTGGTTCCCTTTGAAGATTGCCTATCACATACATGGCAACAACTGGATTTACGGGGAAGCCCTCTGCAAGGTACTCATTGGATTTTTCTATGGCAACATGTACTGTTCCATTCTCTTCATGACCTGCCTCAGTGTGCAGAGGTATTGGGTCATCGTGAATCCCATGGTGCACCCCAGGAAGAAGGCAAACATCGCCTTTGGTGTCTCCCTGGGGATATGGCTGCTGATTCTGCTGGTTACCATCCCCTTGTATATCGTGAAGCAGACTGTCTACATTCCAGCCCTTAACATCACAACCTGCCATGATGTTTTGCCTAAGGAGGTGCTGGTAGGAGACATGTTCAATTATTTCCTCTCTCTGGCCATCGGAGTCTTTTTATTCCCAGCCTTCCTCACGGCCTCTGCCTATGTGCTAATGATCAGAACACTCCGATCTTCTGCTATGGATGAAAACTCgggaaagaagaggcagagagccaTCAAGCTCATTGTCACCGTCCTGGCCATGTACCTGGTCTGCTTCACTCCCAGTAACCTTCTGCTTGTGGTGCATTATTTCCTGATTAAAACCTGGAGCCAGAGCCACGTCTACGCCCTGTACATTGTagccctctgcctctccaccctcaACAGCTGCATTGACCCCTTTGTCTATTACTTTGTTTCACAAGACTTCAGGGATCATGCAAAGAATGCACTCCTTTGTCGAAGTGTTCGTACTGTAAAGCGGATGCAAGTATCCCTCACATCCAAGAAATTCTCCAGGAAATCCAGCTCTTACTCTTCAAGTTCAACCAGTGTTAAAACCTCCTATTGA
- the F2R gene encoding proteinase-activated receptor 1 isoform X3: MGLRRLLLVAAGLSLCGPLLSARTRGGNSGTNRTSKGRSLIGKIDSSSQITGKGVTVEPGFSVDEFSTSVLTGKLTTVFLPIVYTIVFVIGLPSNGMALWVFLFRTKKKHPAVVYMANLALADLLSVIWFPLKIAYHIHGNNWIYGEALCKVLIGFFYGNMYCSILFMTCLSVQRYWVIVNPMVHPRKKANIAFGVSLGIWLLILLVTIPLYIVKQTVYIPALNITTCHDVLPKEVLVGDMFNYFLSLAIGVFLFPAFLTASAYVLMIRTLRSSAMDENSGKKRQRAIKLIVTVLAMYLVCFTPSNLLLVVHYFLIKTWSQSHVYALYIVALCLSTLNSCIDPFVYYFVSQDFRDHAKNALLCRSVRTVKRMQVSLTSKKFSRKSSSYSSSSTSVKTSY, from the coding sequence GAACCAATAGAACGTCTAAAGGAAGAAGTCTCATTGGTAAGATTGATAGCTCATCTCAAATCACTGGGAAAGGAGTTACGGTGGAACCAGGCTTTTCTGTGGATGAGTTTTCTACCTCCGTCCTCACTGGAAAATTGACTACTGTCTTTCTTCCAATCGTCTACACAATTGTATTTGTGATAGGTTTGCCAAGTAATGGCATGGCCCTATGGGTCTTTCTTTTCCGAACAAAGAAAAAGCACCCTGCTGTGGTTTACATGGCCAATCTAGCCTTGGCAGACCTCCTCTCTGTGATCTGGTTCCCTTTGAAGATTGCCTATCACATACATGGCAACAACTGGATTTACGGGGAAGCCCTCTGCAAGGTACTCATTGGATTTTTCTATGGCAACATGTACTGTTCCATTCTCTTCATGACCTGCCTCAGTGTGCAGAGGTATTGGGTCATCGTGAATCCCATGGTGCACCCCAGGAAGAAGGCAAACATCGCCTTTGGTGTCTCCCTGGGGATATGGCTGCTGATTCTGCTGGTTACCATCCCCTTGTATATCGTGAAGCAGACTGTCTACATTCCAGCCCTTAACATCACAACCTGCCATGATGTTTTGCCTAAGGAGGTGCTGGTAGGAGACATGTTCAATTATTTCCTCTCTCTGGCCATCGGAGTCTTTTTATTCCCAGCCTTCCTCACGGCCTCTGCCTATGTGCTAATGATCAGAACACTCCGATCTTCTGCTATGGATGAAAACTCgggaaagaagaggcagagagccaTCAAGCTCATTGTCACCGTCCTGGCCATGTACCTGGTCTGCTTCACTCCCAGTAACCTTCTGCTTGTGGTGCATTATTTCCTGATTAAAACCTGGAGCCAGAGCCACGTCTACGCCCTGTACATTGTagccctctgcctctccaccctcaACAGCTGCATTGACCCCTTTGTCTATTACTTTGTTTCACAAGACTTCAGGGATCATGCAAAGAATGCACTCCTTTGTCGAAGTGTTCGTACTGTAAAGCGGATGCAAGTATCCCTCACATCCAAGAAATTCTCCAGGAAATCCAGCTCTTACTCTTCAAGTTCAACCAGTGTTAAAACCTCCTATTGA